In Caldalkalibacillus uzonensis, the following are encoded in one genomic region:
- a CDS encoding ATP-binding protein, giving the protein MAFQEAYFPVLQCRYHRFELHACPCGYYGYETEKHPCTCTANEIERYRAKLSGPIMDRIDLQVDVPLLSYDEIVCTATPHNDHYSTSNIRQRVEQALLFKQERTKNDKPNGLLTVQEVKATCQLTKEAEDFMREIFEHLQLSMRGYHKILKVARTIADLNGHDLIEEEDIAEAVGYRLGK; this is encoded by the coding sequence ATTGCTTTTCAAGAAGCGTATTTTCCCGTTTTACAATGTCGTTACCATAGGTTTGAACTACACGCTTGTCCTTGCGGCTATTATGGCTATGAGACTGAGAAGCATCCCTGCACTTGTACAGCTAATGAAATCGAGCGCTACAGGGCCAAACTGTCCGGTCCGATTATGGATCGCATTGATCTGCAGGTGGACGTGCCATTGTTAAGTTATGATGAGATTGTTTGTACAGCTACGCCACATAATGACCATTACAGTACATCAAATATTCGCCAGCGGGTTGAACAAGCTTTGTTGTTCAAACAGGAGCGCACCAAAAATGACAAGCCGAACGGATTGCTAACCGTTCAAGAGGTAAAAGCAACTTGTCAATTAACCAAAGAGGCGGAAGACTTTATGCGGGAGATTTTTGAGCATCTCCAGTTAAGCATGCGGGGATACCACAAGATTTTGAAGGTAGCCCGCACCATTGCCGATCTGAACGGGCATGACTTGATAGAAGAAGAGGATATTGCCGAGGCGGTTGGTTATAGGCTTGGGAAGTAG
- a CDS encoding helix-turn-helix domain-containing protein → MRKARLEKNLYIHELAKLAGMTPQGVANIERNVYESKTGLKVAAAKPIFDYVYVGRRLT, encoded by the coding sequence ATTAGAAAAGCTCGGTTGGAGAAAAATCTGTATATTCATGAATTGGCCAAGCTGGCTGGGATGACTCCACAAGGTGTTGCAAATATAGAAAGAAATGTTTATGAAAGTAAAACCGGTCTAAAGGTTGCTGCTGCAAAACCAATATTCGATTACGTCTATGTAGGAAGGAGACTCACCTAA
- a CDS encoding Rrf2 family transcriptional regulator — translation MLASAGIVESKGGREGGYILRKPADQITLGESPSYIDVIEYWFCSSNL, via the coding sequence CTGTTAGCGAGTGCGGGTATCGTTGAGTCAAAAGGCGGCCGAGAGGGAGGGTATATATTACGAAAACCAGCAGATCAGATTACATTAGGTGAGTCTCCTTCCTACATAGACGTAATCGAATATTGGTTTTGCAGCAGCAACCTTTAG
- a CDS encoding NAD(P)-dependent oxidoreductase codes for MKITVFGSSGPLGIELIKQALDRGHEVIAYARNPKKLHDHTHERLTIIEGKLTDQQKIEQAVTGVDAVISVLGPKGRLKDTELSDGIQNIIESMNKVGTKRLVALSTGSVKDPQDRFDLTYSILVLLIRIIANSAYQEIIRMGKLIRSSNLDWTLVRVGFLNDDGVKPVKVGYYGHGNVNVKISRSSVAKFMLDQVESGEYIRKSPAISN; via the coding sequence ATGAAAATAACCGTATTTGGATCATCCGGTCCTTTAGGAATTGAGTTAATCAAACAGGCACTTGATAGGGGACACGAGGTTATTGCTTATGCCAGAAACCCGAAAAAGTTGCATGATCATACCCACGAGAGATTGACAATCATCGAGGGAAAACTGACTGACCAACAAAAAATCGAACAAGCTGTAACAGGGGTGGATGCGGTAATCAGTGTTTTAGGACCAAAAGGAAGATTGAAGGACACCGAATTGAGCGATGGTATTCAAAATATAATTGAATCGATGAATAAAGTTGGAACCAAACGGCTTGTCGCACTTTCCACCGGAAGTGTGAAGGATCCACAGGATCGCTTTGATTTAACGTACAGCATTCTGGTATTACTGATCAGAATAATCGCAAACAGTGCCTATCAAGAAATTATTCGAATGGGAAAACTTATTCGTTCGTCAAATTTAGACTGGACCCTTGTGCGTGTTGGCTTTTTGAACGATGATGGCGTTAAACCGGTAAAAGTCGGTTATTACGGACATGGCAATGTCAATGTGAAAATATCAAGATCGAGTGTTGCCAAATTTATGCTGGATCAAGTAGAATCTGGAGAATATATAAGAAAGTCACCTGCAATCAGCAACTAG